Proteins encoded by one window of Camelus dromedarius isolate mCamDro1 chromosome 27, mCamDro1.pat, whole genome shotgun sequence:
- the DAND5 gene encoding DAN domain family member 5, with amino-acid sequence MWRHREKTAVYKPKSEDSEETNPGDTLISDFQPPDSLGREDDQPCGFSRHVGPQLLTWVRDGGRGERPFRVSTARTLEGLAPRPPARVAGGLRTQQTDATQPAASVLTTLLSPLNGTWLPIGSARPGPQGPPPQPWAAANQTQALDQGAPTFLVPSSALGSCKAFLGLQKTGQQGTGRLQCGRHCVSAAGPTGSGPGIVPGCALHSTENKIEKVPVFRCSPGWGSFYIPGLDPFLLILCNSCVPACKYWVPVVLWCWRGSPASCQRVKTFTVLVNGCQCSPKA; translated from the exons atgtggagacacagggagaagacggctgtctacaagccaaagaGCGAGGACTCGGAAGAAACCAACCCTGgtgacaccttgatctcggacttccagcctccagact CTCTGGGCCGCGAGGACGACCAGCCCTGTGGCTTCTCAAGGCACGTCGGCCCGCAGCTCCTCACCTGGGTGCGAGATGGGGGCCGAGGAG AGCGGCCCTTCCGGGTCTCTACAGCCCGCACACTCGAAGgcctggcccccaggccccctgccaGGGTAGCAGGAGGGCTGAGAACCCAGCAG acagatgctACTCAGCCAGCAGCATCTGTGCTGACCACCCTCCTGAGCCCACTCAATGGGACCTGGCTGCCCATAGGCTCAGCGAGGCCTGGACCCCAGGGTCCCCCACCTCAGCCCTGGGCTGCTGCCAATCAGACCCAAGCTCTGGATCAAGGGGCCCCAACCTTCCTGGTGCCATCCTCTGCCCTTGGCAGCTGTAAGGCCTTCTTGGGCCTGCAGAAGACTGGTCAGCAGGGGACAGGCAGGCTGCAGTGTGGCCGACACTGTGTCTCTGCTGCCGGGCCCACGGGAAGTGGCCCAGGAATTGTGCCAGGCTGTGCCCTTCACTCAA CTGAGAACAAGATAGAGAAAGTCCCCGTCTTCAG ATGCTCTCCCGGCTGGGGTTCCTTCTATATCCCGGGCTTGGACCCTTTCCTGCTCATCCTCTGCAACAGCTGTGTGCCAGCCTGCAAGTACTGGGTACCCGTGGTCCTTTGGTGTTGGAGAGGTAGCCCAGCTTCCTGTCAGCGGGTGAAGACGTTCACTGTCCTTGTCAACGGATGTCAGTGCAGCCCTAAGGCATGA